A genomic segment from Actinoplanes sichuanensis encodes:
- a CDS encoding ABC transporter ATP-binding protein, whose protein sequence is MATVTYDKASRIYPGSERPAVNELNLEIGDGEFLVLVGPSGCGKSTSLRMLAGLEDVDRGRILINDKDVTHLPPKSRDIAMVFQNYALYPHMTVYENMAFALKLRKTPKAEIDRAVKEAAALLQLEEYLSRKPKALSGGQRQRVAMGRAIVRQPQVFLMDEPLSNLDAKLRVQTRSQIASLQAKLGVTTVYVTHDQVEAMTMGHRVAVMLDGVLQQVDTPRALYDTPGNVFVAGFMGSPAMNIKTVPLNETGAHFGALNIPLTREQVAAAREGGDGKVTVGFRPEAAEVVGESAEALPIVVDLVEDLGSDANVYGHADLPGGSERFVVRTERRNMPHMGETVYIRPQTNALHVFNAGSGFRI, encoded by the coding sequence ATGGCTACCGTTACCTATGACAAGGCCTCCCGGATCTACCCGGGCTCCGAGCGCCCCGCGGTCAACGAGCTGAACCTCGAGATCGGCGACGGAGAGTTCCTCGTCCTGGTCGGCCCCTCCGGTTGTGGTAAGTCCACCAGCCTGCGCATGCTCGCGGGCCTGGAGGACGTGGACCGCGGCCGCATCCTCATCAACGACAAGGACGTCACGCACCTCCCGCCGAAGTCGCGGGACATCGCGATGGTGTTCCAGAACTACGCTCTCTACCCGCACATGACGGTGTACGAGAACATGGCGTTCGCCCTGAAGCTGCGCAAGACCCCGAAGGCGGAGATCGACCGCGCCGTCAAGGAGGCCGCGGCCCTGCTCCAGCTCGAGGAGTACCTGTCGCGTAAGCCGAAGGCGCTTTCCGGTGGTCAGCGTCAGCGTGTCGCCATGGGCCGCGCGATCGTGCGTCAGCCGCAGGTCTTCCTCATGGACGAGCCGCTGTCGAACCTCGACGCCAAGCTCCGTGTGCAGACCCGTTCGCAGATCGCCTCGCTGCAGGCGAAGCTCGGCGTCACCACCGTCTACGTCACCCACGACCAGGTCGAGGCCATGACCATGGGTCACCGGGTCGCGGTCATGCTGGACGGTGTGCTGCAGCAGGTGGACACCCCGCGGGCGCTCTACGACACCCCCGGCAACGTCTTCGTCGCCGGCTTCATGGGCTCCCCGGCCATGAACATCAAGACCGTTCCGCTGAACGAGACCGGTGCCCACTTCGGCGCGCTGAACATCCCGCTCACCCGGGAGCAGGTGGCCGCGGCCCGCGAGGGTGGCGACGGCAAGGTGACCGTCGGCTTCCGCCCGGAGGCGGCCGAGGTCGTCGGCGAGTCCGCCGAGGCCCTGCCGATCGTCGTCGACCTGGTCGAGGACCTCGGTTCGGACGCCAACGTCTACGGTCACGCCGACCTGCCCGGCGGTTCGGAGCGGTTCGTGGTCCGTACCGAGCGCCGCAACATGCCGCACATGGGCGAGACGGTCTACATCCGTCCGCAGACCAACGCGCTGCACGTCTTCAACGCGGGCTCCGGCTTCCGCATCTGA